One window of Akkermansia biwaensis genomic DNA carries:
- the metH gene encoding methionine synthase, producing MTKASRLKRLDYLKDQLRKRIVILDGAMGTNIQKFKLKEEDYRGERFSDTELYPNDLKNNNDLLVLTRPEVILDVHRRFLDTGRADIIETCSFGATSIGQHDYFWHHPEEGERKDQSYFQQVVDSPVLKSLVRDMNLAAVSLARRACDEAEARDGRPRFVAGSIGPMSVTCSLSPDVNDPGFRSVNFNQLRQAYREQVLAMLEGGVDLILLETVFDTLNAKAALFAMEEVFDEQPDAAVPVMVSVTLTDKAGRTLSGQTIEAFWNSIRHVRPFSVGINCALGADLMRPFAEEIAGLADCYVSIYANAGLPNPLSPTGYDQLPEDMAAFMKEYASLGILNIVGGCCGTTPEHIGAIARAVEGLPPRIPAAQSPALRLSGYEAYNHTREKNTLFVGERCNVAGSPKFARLIREGNYEEAVSIARQQVENGALVLDFCFDDGLIESREAMVRFLNLVSAEPDIAKVPFMVDSSKWEVLEAGLQCMQGKGIVNSISLKEGEEEFLRKASLIKRYGAAVVVMAFDEEGQAANYEDRIRIARRAYDLLVNRVQFPEEDIIFDPNVLTVGTGIPEHANYALDFFKAAGWISTHLPHTHISGGISNVSFAFRGNNPVREAMHSAFLYHATRQGLDMSIVNAGMLEVYDNIPKERLELIEDVLLNRRPDATERLTDYAEKLAAEKAQAGAEKKPVLAWREQPVTGRLEHALVKGITEFVDADTEEAFKELGSPLKVIEGPLMDGMKVVGELFGDGKMFLPQVVKSARVMKQAVAWLTPYIEADKKGSSKTGKAVIATVKGDVHDIGKNIVGVVLGCNGFEVVDLGVMVHCDTILDRAEQEHADLVMLSGLITPSLEEMSHVAAEMQRRGMTVPLMVGGATTSALHTALKIAPHYEGPVVHTVDASQVVPAAAALVGEKKDSYISAVKERQEELRTSHENKPSKDFLSLEEARELRWRGADGGYVPPVPERLGPVSIGSLHSPVSCGCCSDDPRYYVTIQELVGRIDWTPFFHAWELHGVWSDSRQEFRTKDPAKADAAAALYKDARDLLEQAVKENRYQARGVIGIFPANSAPNHDDITVWTDESRTVPQATLLTQRQQLNAQGRKRLALADFIAPEGVKDYIGAMAVSIHGAKRWAQEWEARNDSYRALLVSSLADRLVEAFAGAAHEKLRVLWGIPAGTGVRPACGYPSQPDHQEKETVFRLLHAGEEAGMSLTETWMMQPVSAVCALVFSHPESAYFSVGATDGDQQRDYAARKQRTHS from the coding sequence ATGACCAAAGCATCCCGACTCAAACGTCTTGATTATCTCAAAGATCAACTGCGCAAAAGGATTGTAATCCTGGACGGCGCCATGGGCACTAATATCCAGAAGTTCAAGCTGAAGGAGGAGGATTACCGGGGAGAGCGCTTCTCGGATACGGAATTGTATCCCAACGACCTGAAGAACAACAACGACCTTCTCGTGCTGACCAGGCCGGAGGTGATTCTGGACGTGCACCGCCGCTTTCTGGATACGGGCCGTGCGGATATCATTGAAACCTGTTCCTTTGGCGCAACCAGCATCGGGCAACACGACTATTTCTGGCATCATCCGGAAGAGGGGGAGCGCAAGGACCAGTCCTACTTCCAGCAAGTGGTGGATTCCCCCGTTTTGAAGTCCCTGGTGCGGGATATGAACCTGGCCGCCGTTTCCCTGGCCCGCCGCGCCTGCGACGAGGCGGAGGCGCGCGACGGCAGGCCCCGCTTTGTGGCCGGCTCCATCGGCCCCATGTCCGTCACCTGCTCCCTGTCTCCTGACGTGAATGATCCGGGCTTCCGGTCCGTGAATTTCAACCAGCTCAGGCAGGCCTACCGGGAACAGGTGCTGGCTATGCTGGAAGGTGGGGTGGACCTGATTCTGCTGGAAACGGTTTTCGATACGCTGAACGCCAAGGCGGCTCTGTTCGCCATGGAAGAGGTGTTCGACGAACAGCCGGACGCCGCCGTTCCGGTGATGGTGTCCGTAACGCTGACGGACAAGGCGGGGCGCACCCTGTCCGGCCAGACGATTGAGGCGTTCTGGAATTCCATCCGCCACGTCCGTCCCTTCTCCGTGGGCATCAACTGCGCTCTGGGTGCGGATTTGATGCGCCCCTTTGCCGAGGAAATCGCCGGGCTTGCGGACTGCTACGTTTCCATTTACGCCAACGCGGGGCTTCCCAACCCGCTCAGCCCCACGGGCTACGACCAGCTTCCGGAAGACATGGCGGCATTCATGAAGGAGTATGCCTCCCTGGGCATCCTGAATATTGTGGGCGGCTGCTGCGGCACCACTCCGGAACACATCGGCGCCATCGCCCGGGCCGTGGAGGGGCTTCCCCCCCGCATTCCTGCCGCCCAGTCCCCCGCCCTGCGCCTGTCCGGGTACGAGGCTTACAACCATACCCGTGAAAAAAACACCCTTTTTGTCGGAGAACGCTGCAACGTGGCGGGTTCCCCCAAATTCGCCCGCCTGATCCGGGAGGGGAACTATGAGGAGGCGGTTTCCATCGCGCGCCAGCAGGTGGAAAACGGCGCGCTGGTGCTGGACTTCTGCTTTGACGACGGCCTGATTGAAAGCCGGGAGGCCATGGTCCGTTTCCTGAACCTGGTTTCCGCGGAGCCGGACATCGCCAAAGTCCCCTTCATGGTAGATTCCTCCAAATGGGAGGTGCTGGAAGCCGGGCTGCAATGCATGCAGGGCAAGGGCATCGTCAACTCCATTTCCCTGAAGGAAGGAGAGGAGGAATTCCTGAGGAAAGCCAGCCTGATCAAGAGGTACGGGGCAGCGGTCGTCGTGATGGCCTTTGACGAGGAAGGACAGGCCGCCAACTACGAGGACCGCATCCGCATCGCGCGGCGGGCCTATGACCTGCTCGTGAACCGGGTGCAGTTCCCGGAGGAGGACATCATCTTTGACCCGAACGTGCTGACCGTCGGCACGGGCATTCCGGAACACGCCAATTACGCCCTGGATTTCTTCAAGGCGGCGGGCTGGATTTCCACCCACCTGCCCCATACCCACATTTCCGGCGGCATTTCCAATGTCTCCTTTGCGTTCCGGGGCAACAACCCGGTGCGGGAAGCCATGCATTCCGCCTTCCTGTACCATGCCACCCGGCAGGGGCTGGACATGAGCATCGTGAATGCCGGCATGCTGGAGGTGTACGACAACATTCCCAAGGAAAGGCTGGAGCTGATCGAAGACGTTTTGCTGAACAGGAGGCCGGACGCCACGGAACGCCTGACCGATTACGCGGAGAAGCTGGCCGCGGAAAAAGCGCAGGCGGGCGCGGAAAAGAAACCCGTGCTGGCCTGGCGGGAACAGCCCGTGACCGGGAGGCTGGAACACGCCCTGGTCAAGGGGATCACCGAGTTTGTGGACGCGGATACGGAAGAGGCGTTCAAGGAACTGGGTTCCCCCCTGAAGGTGATTGAAGGCCCGCTGATGGACGGCATGAAGGTGGTGGGGGAACTGTTCGGCGACGGAAAGATGTTCCTGCCCCAGGTGGTGAAGAGCGCCCGCGTGATGAAGCAGGCCGTGGCATGGCTGACCCCGTACATTGAGGCGGACAAGAAAGGATCTTCCAAAACGGGCAAGGCCGTGATCGCCACCGTGAAGGGGGACGTGCATGACATCGGCAAGAACATCGTCGGAGTGGTTCTGGGCTGCAACGGCTTTGAAGTGGTGGACCTGGGCGTGATGGTTCATTGCGACACGATTCTGGACCGCGCGGAACAGGAGCATGCGGACCTGGTGATGCTCTCCGGCCTCATCACCCCTTCCCTGGAGGAAATGTCCCACGTGGCGGCGGAAATGCAGCGCCGCGGCATGACCGTTCCCCTGATGGTGGGGGGCGCCACCACGTCCGCCCTGCACACGGCGCTGAAGATCGCCCCCCATTACGAGGGGCCCGTGGTCCATACCGTGGACGCCTCCCAGGTGGTGCCCGCCGCCGCGGCCCTGGTGGGAGAAAAGAAGGATTCCTACATTTCCGCCGTCAAGGAACGGCAGGAGGAACTGCGCACCAGCCACGAAAACAAGCCTTCGAAGGACTTCCTCTCCCTGGAGGAAGCACGGGAACTGCGCTGGCGGGGCGCGGACGGCGGCTATGTGCCGCCCGTGCCGGAGCGTCTGGGCCCCGTTTCCATCGGCAGCCTGCACAGTCCCGTGAGCTGCGGCTGCTGCAGCGACGATCCCCGGTATTACGTGACCATTCAGGAACTGGTCGGCCGCATCGACTGGACGCCCTTCTTCCATGCCTGGGAACTGCATGGTGTCTGGAGCGACTCCCGGCAGGAATTCCGCACCAAGGACCCGGCCAAGGCGGACGCCGCCGCGGCCCTGTACAAGGATGCCCGCGACCTGCTGGAACAGGCCGTGAAGGAAAACCGCTACCAGGCCCGCGGCGTCATCGGCATCTTTCCGGCCAATTCCGCTCCCAACCATGACGACATCACCGTCTGGACGGATGAATCCAGAACCGTTCCGCAGGCCACCCTGCTGACCCAGCGGCAGCAGTTGAACGCCCAGGGCAGAAAGCGTCTGGCCCTGGCGGACTTCATCGCCCCGGAAGGGGTAAAGGACTACATCGGGGCCATGGCCGTCAGCATCCACGGAGCCAAACGGTGGGCGCAGGAATGGGAAGCCAGGAATGACTCCTACCGCGCCCTTCTGGTCAGTTCCCTGGCGGACCGGCTGGTGGAAGCCTTTGCCGGGGCCGCCCATGAAAAACTGCGCGTGCTGTGGGGCATACCCGCCGGAACGGGAGTGCGCCCGGCCTGCGGATACCCCAGCCAGCCGGACCATCAGGAAAAGGAAACCGTGTTCCGCCTGCTCCATGCCGGAGAAGAGGCGGGCATGAGCCTGACGGAAACATGGATGATGCAGCCCGTTTCCGCCGTCTGCGCGCTGGTATTCTCCCACCCGGAAAGCGCCTACTTCTCCGTAGGGGCCACGGACGGGGACCAGCAGCGGGACTACGCCGCCAGAAAACAGCGGACCCATTCCTGA
- a CDS encoding threonine/serine ThrE exporter family protein: MPHTDQIQALSEFLLEYATTLMGAGVHTNRAVRNISRIAAAYGYAADMTIFQRNITMSLISTDDENLRRTSVRKLKPLAFNLNLIQQLSELSWLPVDNNVSIEEMERAFRSIAATKRFSPWTDLLLVSVGNAAFCRLFNGDIWAMLTVFGATLLGFLAKQQFSRLKFNPLGVVILSAFTASMAAACAVIFQFGETPQIALATSVLFLVPGVQMINSIMDLMHGHILMGISRGVHSIMIITCITIGLSATMLILGVNSL, encoded by the coding sequence ATGCCCCATACAGACCAGATTCAGGCCCTGTCCGAGTTCCTGCTGGAATACGCCACTACGCTCATGGGCGCCGGGGTGCACACCAACCGGGCCGTGCGCAACATCTCCCGCATTGCAGCCGCTTACGGGTACGCGGCGGACATGACTATCTTCCAGCGCAACATCACCATGAGCCTCATCAGCACTGATGACGAGAACCTGCGCCGGACTTCCGTCAGGAAACTGAAACCCCTGGCCTTCAACCTGAACCTGATCCAGCAGCTCAGCGAATTGAGCTGGCTTCCCGTGGACAACAACGTCAGCATTGAGGAAATGGAGCGGGCCTTCCGGTCCATTGCGGCAACCAAACGCTTTTCCCCCTGGACGGACCTGCTGCTGGTCAGCGTGGGCAACGCCGCCTTCTGCCGCCTGTTCAACGGGGATATATGGGCCATGCTGACCGTCTTCGGCGCCACCCTGCTGGGCTTTCTGGCAAAGCAGCAGTTCTCACGGCTGAAATTCAATCCCCTGGGCGTGGTCATCCTGTCCGCGTTCACGGCCTCCATGGCGGCGGCCTGCGCCGTCATCTTCCAGTTCGGGGAGACGCCCCAGATCGCGCTGGCCACCAGCGTTCTGTTCCTGGTTCCCGGCGTGCAAATGATCAACTCCATCATGGACCTGATGCACGGCCACATCCTGATGGGGATTTCCCGGGGCGTCCATTCCATCATGATAATCACCTGCATCACCATCGGCCTTTCCGCAACCATGCTTATTCTGGGGGTGAACAGCTTATGA
- a CDS encoding threonine/serine exporter family protein yields the protein MNPDFFSSILWDGLMAAIAATGFAVISNPPKRAIAVSALLAAVGHAFRFYMMHSWSIDISSATFIAAFTIGMLGVLTAKLVKCPAEIFAFPSLLPMIPGVYAYKTILALMQFMQENQDMETMNRLIVDICKNGITAFFIIFSLVIGVAIPLLMFKRLSYTRNIVKEH from the coding sequence ATGAATCCGGACTTCTTCTCTTCCATCCTCTGGGATGGCCTGATGGCCGCCATAGCGGCTACGGGCTTTGCCGTCATTTCCAATCCCCCCAAGCGGGCGATCGCCGTTTCCGCCCTGCTCGCGGCCGTCGGTCACGCCTTCCGCTTCTACATGATGCACTCCTGGTCCATCGATATCTCCAGCGCCACCTTTATTGCCGCCTTCACCATCGGCATGCTGGGCGTGCTGACGGCCAAGCTGGTGAAATGCCCCGCGGAAATCTTCGCCTTCCCCTCCCTTCTGCCGATGATTCCCGGCGTGTATGCCTACAAGACCATCCTGGCCCTGATGCAGTTCATGCAGGAAAACCAGGACATGGAAACCATGAACAGGCTGATCGTGGATATCTGCAAAAACGGCATCACGGCCTTCTTCATTATCTTCTCCCTGGTGATTGGAGTAGCCATTCCCTTGCTGATGTTCAAACGGTTGAGCTATACCAGGAACATTGTAAAAGAGCATTAG
- a CDS encoding type I restriction-modification system subunit M — MAEKNNANIGFEKQIWDAACELWGHIPAADYRKVIVGLIFLRYISCVFERKFQALLAEEEGFENDRDEYLAESIFFIPEKARWSAVAAAAHTEEIGKVIDEAMLAIETENRSLKNVLPKNYASPDLDKRVLGNVVDIFTNMDMGDDEAGKDLLGRTYEYCIAQFAAYEGVKGGEFYTPASIVKTIVAILKPFDNCRVYDPCCGSGGMFVQSVKFLQAHSGRKDGIAVYGQESNADTWKMAKINMAIRGIEADFGPHQADTFFKDLHPSLKADFIMANPPFNLSNWGQPQLRDDVRWKYGIPPAGNANYAWIQHMIHHLAPNGKIGLVLANGSLSTQSSGEGEIRKNIIEADLVEGIVALPPNLFYSVTIPVTLWFISKNKRQKGKTLFIDARKMGTMVTRKHRDFSEEDIRKLADAFEAFQKGALAEVRGFCAIADLETIKRQDYILTPGRYVGIEEQEDDGEPFKEKMARLTSELSDLFAKSHKLEMEIKERLGAIGYEI, encoded by the coding sequence ATGGCTGAAAAAAATAACGCCAACATTGGCTTTGAAAAACAAATATGGGACGCCGCCTGCGAACTGTGGGGACACATCCCCGCCGCAGACTATCGCAAAGTCATCGTCGGCCTGATTTTCCTGCGCTACATCTCCTGCGTCTTTGAACGGAAATTCCAGGCGCTCCTGGCGGAGGAGGAAGGCTTTGAAAATGACCGTGACGAATATCTGGCGGAAAGCATCTTCTTTATCCCGGAAAAAGCGCGCTGGTCCGCCGTCGCCGCGGCGGCGCACACGGAAGAAATCGGCAAGGTCATTGATGAAGCCATGCTTGCCATCGAAACCGAAAACAGGAGCCTGAAAAATGTCCTTCCCAAAAACTACGCCAGTCCGGATCTGGACAAACGGGTGCTGGGCAACGTCGTGGACATCTTCACCAATATGGACATGGGCGATGATGAGGCGGGGAAAGACCTGCTGGGCAGGACCTATGAATACTGCATCGCCCAGTTCGCCGCCTATGAAGGCGTGAAAGGCGGCGAATTCTATACCCCCGCCAGCATCGTCAAAACCATCGTCGCCATCTTGAAACCCTTTGACAACTGCCGTGTTTACGACCCGTGCTGCGGCTCCGGGGGCATGTTCGTGCAGAGCGTCAAATTCCTTCAGGCGCACAGCGGCAGGAAGGACGGCATCGCCGTTTACGGGCAGGAAAGCAATGCGGATACGTGGAAAATGGCAAAAATCAACATGGCCATCCGGGGTATTGAAGCCGACTTCGGCCCCCACCAGGCGGACACCTTCTTCAAGGACCTGCATCCTTCCCTTAAGGCGGACTTCATCATGGCCAACCCTCCCTTCAACCTCTCCAACTGGGGACAACCCCAGCTGCGGGACGACGTCCGCTGGAAATACGGCATTCCCCCCGCGGGCAACGCCAACTACGCATGGATCCAGCACATGATCCACCACCTTGCCCCGAACGGGAAAATCGGGCTGGTGCTGGCCAACGGCTCCCTGTCCACCCAGTCTTCCGGTGAGGGGGAAATCCGCAAAAACATCATTGAGGCGGATTTGGTGGAAGGCATCGTCGCCCTGCCCCCCAACCTCTTCTACAGCGTGACCATTCCCGTAACCCTCTGGTTCATCAGCAAAAACAAGAGGCAGAAAGGCAAAACGCTGTTCATTGACGCCCGGAAAATGGGAACCATGGTCACCCGCAAGCACCGCGACTTTTCAGAGGAAGATATCCGGAAACTGGCCGATGCCTTTGAAGCCTTCCAGAAAGGCGCCCTGGCGGAAGTCAGGGGATTCTGCGCCATCGCAGATCTGGAAACCATCAAACGGCAGGACTACATCCTCACCCCCGGCCGCTACGTCGGAATTGAGGAACAGGAAGACGACGGAGAACCTTTTAAAGAAAAAATGGCCCGTTTGACTTCCGAACTGTCCGATCTTTTCGCGAAATCCCACAAGCTTGAAATGGAAATAAAGGAACGATTAGGGGCTATTGGATATGAAATATAA
- a CDS encoding restriction endonuclease subunit S, whose product MKYNLSDICDYAKGKVNVASLGYESYISTENMISNKGGITKASSLPSVAQTQSFQAGDVLVSNIRPYFKKIWFAEFNGGCSNDVLVLRAKDGISKRFLYYVLTDDTFFNYSMITSKGTKMPRGDKTAIMKYEIPYFTYEEQEKIAGVLEALDKKIQLNTDINDNLQQQLRAIFKGRFTDNPELERMTQIPLSELCHVVTKGTTPTTLGKPFVGSGINFIKAESILDNHSIDKSKFAFIDEKTNTLLKRSVIQSGDVVFTIAGTLGRFALIDENVLPANTNQAVAIIRVDTEKVLPEYVYTCFIGGWHTDYYAKRVQQAVQANLSLTTIKSLPIPVLDEDKMPDYLRLILPIIKAIKENEEQSERLAALRDVLLPKLMSGEVDVSDIRL is encoded by the coding sequence ATGAAATATAATCTTTCGGATATATGCGATTATGCCAAGGGCAAAGTTAATGTGGCTTCCTTGGGATATGAGAGCTACATATCCACAGAAAATATGATTTCTAACAAAGGCGGCATCACCAAAGCATCCTCACTCCCCAGTGTGGCACAAACACAGTCGTTTCAAGCAGGAGATGTTTTGGTATCAAATATTCGACCATATTTCAAAAAAATATGGTTTGCTGAATTTAATGGCGGATGCTCCAATGATGTTCTGGTATTGAGAGCGAAGGACGGCATCAGCAAGAGATTTCTCTACTATGTTCTTACAGATGATACATTTTTCAATTATTCAATGATCACATCCAAAGGTACGAAGATGCCTCGTGGAGATAAGACAGCCATAATGAAATATGAGATCCCATATTTTACTTATGAGGAACAGGAAAAAATAGCAGGAGTTTTGGAGGCACTTGATAAAAAAATACAACTTAATACGGATATAAATGATAATTTGCAGCAGCAACTTCGCGCAATTTTCAAGGGCCGTTTTACTGACAATCCCGAACTTGAAAGAATGACGCAGATACCGTTGTCTGAGCTGTGCCATGTTGTTACTAAGGGGACAACACCGACTACACTTGGCAAGCCTTTTGTCGGAAGTGGAATCAATTTCATAAAAGCTGAATCAATCTTAGACAACCACTCCATAGACAAAAGCAAATTTGCCTTCATTGATGAGAAAACTAACACGCTGTTGAAAAGATCAGTAATTCAATCCGGCGATGTTGTCTTTACTATTGCAGGTACACTCGGCCGCTTCGCTCTGATTGACGAAAATGTACTGCCGGCAAATACTAATCAAGCTGTTGCAATAATTCGTGTTGATACCGAAAAAGTCTTGCCTGAGTATGTTTACACTTGCTTCATCGGTGGATGGCATACTGATTATTATGCGAAGCGCGTACAACAAGCTGTTCAGGCAAATTTGAGTCTCACGACGATCAAATCCTTACCCATTCCGGTACTTGACGAAGACAAAATGCCTGATTATCTACGGCTCATTCTTCCGATTATTAAGGCAATCAAGGAAAACGAAGAACAGAGCGAGAGATTGGCTGCATTGCGCGATGTTCTTTTGCCCAAGCTGATGTCCGGCGAAGTTGATGTTTCGGACATCCGACTCTAA
- a CDS encoding type I restriction endonuclease subunit R, translated as MAGAYTEDSYEKSVVELFQNMGYTHVYGPDVERDYHLPFYEDELKSAIFHLNPALPKGAVTEALNKLKNIDNGELVQRNAVFMDYLQNGISVQYRDKGELRSDIVYLADYSNPANNSFVVANQWTFMENSCKRPDMILFLNGLPVVLVELKSPSREETDASEAYRQLRNYMKEIPSMFVYNAICVMSDQMTSKAGTITSGEDRFMEWKTVDGSYENTRFAQFDTFFEGLFQKQRLLDILKNFICFSNNGKETIKILTGYHQYFAVKKAIESTRDATLTDGKGGVFWHTQGSGKSLSMVFYAHLLQEALESPTIVVLTDRNDLDDQLYGQFAKCRDFLRQEPIRAESREHLKQLLQGRKANGIFFTTMQKFEESHEALSERRNIIVMADEAHRGQYGLAEKIRIFTNEDGEKIAKRVVGTARMIRNSLPNATYIGFTGTPISTRDRSTREVFGDYIDVYDMTQAVEDGATRPVYYESRVIKLNLDQDTLKRIDDEYDIMASNADPDVIERSKQQLGQMEAILGNDNTIDSLVHDILDHYEHYRENLLTGKAMIVAYSRPIAMKIYRRMLELRPEWREKVKVVMTSGNNDPEEWREVIGNKSYRNELATEFKDNDSPMKIAIVVDMWLTGFDVPSLATMYVYKPMNGHNLMQAIARVNRVFGDKEGGLVVDYVGIASALKQAMNDYTNRDKANYGDTDVATAAYPKFLEKLSICRDLFHGFDYSKFTTGTDLERARTISGAVNFIIGRDKEKKQECFLKEALMLRQALSLCASIAQEADRFEAAFFESVRVLVQRLRNAGAGKKISLKEMNDRINELLKQSIRSEGVINLFSDVSREFSLFDPTFLEEIARMKEKNLALELLKKLILEQVSIYKRTNIVKSEKFSEKMQRLINSYINGLITNEEVIAEMLKLAKQMAEARKEGRNHGLSPEEEAFYDALNRPQAVKDFYKNNELIAVSRELTEALRRNSTIDWQKRTQARAKMRTMIKRLLKKYKYPPDDVPEALQTVMSQCELWADNIMDVRKKSYLNDSSGDEGTLRVAEDPEQYGVNS; from the coding sequence ATGGCAGGAGCATACACGGAAGACAGCTATGAAAAGTCTGTAGTGGAACTATTCCAGAACATGGGCTACACCCACGTTTACGGCCCCGATGTAGAGCGCGACTATCACCTTCCCTTTTATGAAGATGAATTGAAAAGCGCCATTTTCCACTTAAACCCCGCTCTGCCGAAAGGGGCTGTGACGGAAGCGCTTAACAAATTAAAAAACATTGATAATGGAGAGCTTGTACAGCGGAATGCCGTCTTTATGGACTATCTGCAAAACGGCATTTCCGTACAATACCGCGACAAAGGAGAACTCCGCTCCGACATTGTCTATCTGGCGGATTACAGCAATCCGGCCAATAATTCCTTTGTCGTGGCCAATCAATGGACATTCATGGAAAACAGCTGCAAGAGGCCGGACATGATTCTGTTCCTGAACGGCTTGCCCGTAGTGCTTGTTGAGTTGAAATCTCCGTCCCGGGAAGAGACGGATGCGTCCGAAGCCTATCGGCAGCTTCGCAATTACATGAAGGAAATCCCCTCCATGTTCGTTTACAACGCCATTTGCGTGATGAGCGATCAAATGACTTCCAAGGCCGGAACCATTACCTCCGGAGAAGACCGTTTCATGGAATGGAAAACGGTCGACGGCAGTTATGAAAATACCAGGTTCGCCCAGTTCGACACCTTTTTCGAGGGACTGTTCCAGAAACAACGCCTGCTGGATATTCTCAAAAACTTTATCTGTTTCTCCAATAACGGAAAAGAGACCATTAAAATTCTGACGGGCTACCACCAGTATTTTGCCGTCAAAAAGGCCATTGAATCTACCCGGGACGCCACTCTTACCGATGGCAAGGGCGGAGTATTCTGGCATACGCAGGGGAGCGGCAAATCACTGTCCATGGTCTTTTACGCCCACCTTCTGCAAGAGGCTCTGGAAAGCCCGACCATCGTTGTGCTTACCGACAGAAACGACTTGGACGATCAGTTATACGGTCAATTCGCCAAATGCAGGGACTTTCTGAGGCAGGAACCCATCCGGGCAGAAAGCCGGGAACACCTGAAACAGCTTTTACAGGGGAGGAAAGCCAACGGAATTTTCTTCACCACCATGCAGAAGTTTGAGGAATCCCATGAGGCTCTTTCCGAACGCAGAAATATCATCGTCATGGCGGATGAAGCCCACCGGGGGCAATACGGACTGGCGGAAAAGATCAGGATCTTCACAAACGAAGACGGCGAGAAAATTGCCAAAAGAGTTGTCGGCACGGCGCGCATGATCCGCAACAGCCTGCCGAATGCCACCTATATCGGCTTTACGGGCACTCCCATCTCAACCAGAGACAGAAGCACCCGCGAAGTATTCGGGGACTACATTGATGTCTATGACATGACTCAGGCGGTAGAAGACGGAGCCACCCGCCCCGTTTACTATGAAAGCCGGGTGATCAAGCTGAATCTGGATCAGGACACCTTGAAGCGGATTGATGACGAATACGACATCATGGCCTCCAACGCCGACCCGGATGTGATTGAGCGCAGCAAGCAGCAGCTGGGGCAAATGGAAGCCATTCTGGGCAACGACAACACCATTGACTCCCTTGTCCATGACATACTGGACCACTATGAGCATTATCGGGAAAACCTGCTGACCGGGAAGGCCATGATCGTGGCTTATTCTCGCCCCATCGCCATGAAAATCTATCGGCGCATGCTGGAATTGCGCCCGGAATGGAGGGAGAAGGTGAAGGTGGTGATGACCTCTGGAAATAATGATCCGGAAGAATGGAGGGAAGTCATCGGCAACAAGAGCTACAGGAATGAACTGGCCACGGAGTTCAAGGACAACGACAGCCCGATGAAAATCGCCATTGTGGTGGATATGTGGCTGACCGGATTTGACGTGCCTTCCCTGGCAACCATGTATGTTTACAAGCCGATGAACGGCCACAACCTCATGCAGGCCATTGCCCGCGTCAACCGTGTATTCGGCGACAAGGAAGGCGGCCTGGTGGTAGACTATGTGGGCATAGCCTCTGCCCTGAAACAGGCGATGAACGACTATACGAACCGGGATAAAGCCAACTACGGAGATACCGACGTGGCGACGGCGGCTTATCCGAAGTTTCTGGAAAAACTCAGCATCTGCCGGGACCTGTTCCATGGATTTGATTATTCCAAATTCACAACGGGCACTGATCTGGAACGGGCCAGAACCATCAGCGGCGCGGTTAACTTTATCATAGGCAGGGATAAGGAAAAGAAACAGGAATGTTTCCTTAAGGAAGCGCTCATGTTGCGCCAGGCTCTGTCCCTGTGCGCCTCCATCGCCCAGGAAGCCGACCGGTTCGAGGCAGCCTTCTTTGAATCCGTCCGAGTCCTGGTGCAAAGGCTCAGAAACGCGGGAGCCGGAAAGAAAATCTCCCTGAAGGAGATGAATGACAGGATTAACGAACTTCTAAAACAAAGCATCCGAAGCGAAGGGGTCATCAACCTGTTCTCCGATGTTTCCAGGGAGTTTTCACTTTTTGACCCAACGTTTCTGGAGGAAATTGCAAGGATGAAAGAAAAGAACCTTGCCCTGGAATTGCTTAAAAAGCTGATTCTGGAGCAGGTCTCCATTTACAAGAGGACCAACATCGTCAAGTCGGAAAAATTCAGCGAGAAGATGCAGCGGCTGATTAATTCCTACATCAATGGCTTAATTACCAATGAGGAAGTCATCGCGGAGATGCTGAAACTCGCGAAACAGATGGCGGAAGCCCGCAAGGAAGGCAGAAATCATGGCCTTTCCCCCGAAGAAGAAGCTTTTTACGACGCGCTGAACAGGCCGCAGGCCGTTAAGGATTTCTATAAAAATAACGAGCTGATCGCCGTGAGCAGGGAACTGACGGAGGCTCTGCGCAGAAACAGCACCATCGACTGGCAAAAGCGCACCCAGGCGCGGGCAAAAATGCGCACCATGATCAAACGTCTTTTGAAAAAATACAAGTACCCGCCCGATGATGTGCCGGAGGCTCTTCAAACCGTCATGAGCCAGTGTGAGCTGTGGGCGGATAACATCATGGATGTCAGGAAAAAGAGTTATTTGAATGATTCTTCCGGGGATGAGGGAACCCTCAGAGTAGCGGAAGATCCGGAACAATACGGGGTCAACAGCTGA